ATCCGAGCAAAAATATCTAGAAGCCTTGGCGATGAGAAAAAGCTTGCTAGGTGCTGAACATCCTGATATTGCTAGTGGTTTGGATAATTTAGCAGAACTTTATCTGATTCAAGGGCGTTATTTATCAGCTGAACAGAAGGCTCTGGAAGCTTATTCTTTGAGAAAAAAACTGTTCAGTTCTGAGGAGTTTGATATTGTTGATAGCTTAAAAATCCTGGCAGTAATTTACACCTACCAAGGGCGATATTTGGAAGCTGAAAAACTATATTTAGAAGTATTCCCAATACTAGAAAGCTCATTAGGGAAAGAGCATCCCATAATTGCCGGTGCTTTAAACAATCTAGCAGGACTTTATGAAGAACAAGGAAATTATTCTCAAGCCGAACAAAAATATTTATCAGCTCTAGAAATTCAAAAAAATCTCTTAGGTAATGAGCATCCTGATATTGCCTTGACTTTCAACCAGATAGCAGTTATTTATCGGTTACAAGGACGGTATTCTGAATCTGAACAACTGCATCTAGAATCTTTGGCGATGACCAAAAATATTTTAGGAGAACGACATCCATTCGTAGCAGCGATTCTCAATAATTTAGCAGCATTATATCATGCTCAATTCAAATATCAAGAAGCAGAATCATTACTTTTATCAGCCTTAGCTATCGTTAAAAGCGCCTTTGGTGACGAACACCCACAAGTAGCAAGTACGATGAATAACTTAGCGGTTATTTATGATTTTCAAGGGCGTTATCAACAAGCAGAAGAACTCCATTTAGAAACATTGAGACTGAGAAAGTCATTACTAGGAGAAGAACACCCACAAATCGCTAATAGTCTGAATAATCTGGGAGAGTTATACTTTTCGCTGGGGCGCTATGAAGAAGCACAACAGAAGTATGTAGAAACTTTGGCGATGAGAAAACGCCTGTTGGGAGATGAACATCCTGATGTTGCATTTAGCTTAAATAATCTCGCAACGGTGTTAGCTACGACTAACCGCCCAGATGAAGCTTTATCTCATCGCATCGAAGCGAGTAATATTAATGATAAGATTATTCGTAATATATTTGCTTTTAGTTCCGAAAGCGATCGCCTGGCCTTTCTGCAAAAAATCAGAAATAACTTTGACTTATTTCTTTCCTTAGTCTGCAACCATCTTGCTGACTCAGATAAAGCAAAACTTGCAGCCCTAGATTTTATCCTTAAACGTAAAGCCTTAACTGCCTCAGCGCTGGCGGCTCAAAATGAAGCATTTTACAATGGCCGCTACCCGCAGTTGACAGAAAAATTCCGCCAACTGCGCGATTTGAGCAATCAAATTATCCATCTGACTTTTGCAGTTCCCAAAACAGATGACTTAGCTACATACCAAGATAATTTGAGACAACTGCAAAACAGACATAACAACTTACAAAAACAATTAGCGGCACAAGTTCCAGAAATTCAGCTATCACAACAAACTTTCGACCGTGAGGCGATCGCCGCAGCATTACCGCCTAACTCTATTTTGGTCGAGTTTGTCCGCTTTGACTTATTCGATTTTCAGGCAATTTCGGCCAATGGAGAAACACAATGGCATCCAGCTCGGTATTTAGCATTTATTTTAACAGCCGGACAATCAAATGCCGTGCAGATGGTAGATTTAGGGGCAAGCACATCCATCGATGAACTGATTCAAGCCTTTCGCTTACAAGCATCTGACTACACCCATCCGACATTAGCTTGGGGTAAAGGTAGTGACGCACCAAAGCTACACATCAAATCATACAATCCTACAGATGCGATGCAACTGAGTCAAGCAGTGTTCGACCCCATCCGGGACTTAGTGAAAGATTGCAGCCATCTAATTATTGCACCCGATGGTAATTTAAACTTAGTGCCATTTCAGATATTGCCGATTGATGCCACAGGCTCACGTCTATTAATGGATGATTACACCATCAGTTATCTGGGTGTCGGGCGAGAAATTCTCCGTAGCCAAGTTCAGCCAACCACAGGTTCTATCTCTGCACCATTAATCATTGCCGATCCTGATTTTGATTTAACAGCAGATGCAGTCTCAGGGGACTGGGGATTGGGGACTGGGGACTGGCGATCGGAGATTGGGGACTGGGAAAAAAATTTCATGCTCAATGTCCGAAGTCTTCAGCTAAGTGATCATCTCACAGAAAAAGGTTTGCTCCGCGCTCCTGGGACTAGGTTTTTGGGTGAAAGTGTGGCGAAAAAACTGCCCAATGCCAAATTATACTTAGGCGCAGAGGCAACAGAAACACGCCTGACAAGTAGCGAGTGTCCCAGTATCATGCTAATTGCGACTCATGGCTTATTCCAAAGCAATTCCCAGGCGCAACCAGTGACTAACAGACGCAACCTATTAAACATGGAAGGTCTACAAACAACTAAGGTAGAAAATCCCATGTTGCGTTCTGGGTTGGCGTTAGCGGGTGCTAATACTTGGCTTGCTGGTGGGAGACTTCCTCAAGCAGCAGGTAAAGGCTTTGTTTTTGCCCAAGATATTGCCAGTTTAGATTTGTGGGGGAATGAATTGACGGTTCTTTCTGCCTGCGATACTGCCAGAGGAGATATTAAAATTGGCGAAGGTGTATTTGGGTTGCGGCGTGCTTTTGCAGTGGCAGGTACAAAAACTCTGGTGATGAGCCTATGGTCTGTTCCTGACAAAGTAACTGCCTTACTGATGGAGCGTTTTTTTGATCGCTTGCAGTCTGGCATGAGTCGGTCTGAGGCGTTACATTCTGCTCAAAATTATATACGTACAATTACAGTTAAGCAATTGCGCGAATCAGCTTTGGGTCTGGAAGTGCTAAAAGAACTTTTAGCGGTCAAAGAGTTATCAGTAAATAGTAAAATTGATTGTCAAGAAAAAGACACACCATTAGAACATCCCTTTTACTGGGGAGCATGGATTTGTCAGGGAAATACAGATCCAT
This Nostoc edaphicum CCNP1411 DNA region includes the following protein-coding sequences:
- a CDS encoding tetratricopeptide repeat protein, translating into MKKLIKKLNQLNLQVVQLAGQGNLKQAIIIAQQAVNLGSSQQLTEHSEYCDSLNNLAELYRIQGCYLEANPLYLQALTIRKSLLGSEHPDVAQSLNNLAALYHSQGNYSQAEKYFLESLELWKSIFGAEHFQIATNLNNLAEIYREQGKYLKAEQVHLEVLAMRKRLFGDEHPDIAQTLTNLASIYTSLGRYLDAEKMHLETLAMKKRLFEELHPDITISLNNLARLYDLQGRYQEAEQIHLDVLDRWKEILGSEHPYIASTFSNLGGTYQEQGRYLESEQKYLEALAMRKSLLGAEHPDIASGLDNLAELYLIQGRYLSAEQKALEAYSLRKKLFSSEEFDIVDSLKILAVIYTYQGRYLEAEKLYLEVFPILESSLGKEHPIIAGALNNLAGLYEEQGNYSQAEQKYLSALEIQKNLLGNEHPDIALTFNQIAVIYRLQGRYSESEQLHLESLAMTKNILGERHPFVAAILNNLAALYHAQFKYQEAESLLLSALAIVKSAFGDEHPQVASTMNNLAVIYDFQGRYQQAEELHLETLRLRKSLLGEEHPQIANSLNNLGELYFSLGRYEEAQQKYVETLAMRKRLLGDEHPDVAFSLNNLATVLATTNRPDEALSHRIEASNINDKIIRNIFAFSSESDRLAFLQKIRNNFDLFLSLVCNHLADSDKAKLAALDFILKRKALTASALAAQNEAFYNGRYPQLTEKFRQLRDLSNQIIHLTFAVPKTDDLATYQDNLRQLQNRHNNLQKQLAAQVPEIQLSQQTFDREAIAAALPPNSILVEFVRFDLFDFQAISANGETQWHPARYLAFILTAGQSNAVQMVDLGASTSIDELIQAFRLQASDYTHPTLAWGKGSDAPKLHIKSYNPTDAMQLSQAVFDPIRDLVKDCSHLIIAPDGNLNLVPFQILPIDATGSRLLMDDYTISYLGVGREILRSQVQPTTGSISAPLIIADPDFDLTADAVSGDWGLGTGDWRSEIGDWEKNFMLNVRSLQLSDHLTEKGLLRAPGTRFLGESVAKKLPNAKLYLGAEATETRLTSSECPSIMLIATHGLFQSNSQAQPVTNRRNLLNMEGLQTTKVENPMLRSGLALAGANTWLAGGRLPQAAGKGFVFAQDIASLDLWGNELTVLSACDTARGDIKIGEGVFGLRRAFAVAGTKTLVMSLWSVPDKVTALLMERFFDRLQSGMSRSEALHSAQNYIRTITVKQLRESALGLEVLKELLAVKELSVNSKIDCQEKDTPLEHPFYWGAWICQGNTDPLVN